A stretch of the Saccharolobus caldissimus genome encodes the following:
- a CDS encoding MFS transporter — MSNKDKAEWYIARVDRLPTWGLSYIILIALGFSYFITLYDVVNIGFALPFITFISASEASIIVSLGLFGYVVGAPLLSVFADRIGRRNMLIFSALLTAVGSIGDALSINYPMLAIFRFITGMGIGADLVLINTYLAEMSPAQKRGSYTNLSYIGGWTGVGLGGFLSSIIVTSIPSIGWRIVFAIGGILAILALIIRVFTPESVRFLAHKGKFDEAERIVKHMEENAMRRARLTSLPEPKILEYESITENPLKILSRRPFITRLIVLFLLMFFVYVVTYTQLGLFPTWAEVYAHYSGAKLATLIKYFGLAVIGQTIGAILLRAFVDRFDRRILCIIGSCCYSIGVLLGVYFAFISNLIAMFLSQFLIWSLIGGGFYLVYYLLNTDNFPTSVRATAFSISDGIGHLGGAIGTLILFPLVTILGPFNAWLPICLPAIIMAVIVYFVTPKTTGRRLEEINENLLRKIR; from the coding sequence ATGAGTAATAAGGATAAGGCAGAATGGTATATAGCCAGGGTAGATAGATTACCAACATGGGGATTAAGCTATATTATACTAATAGCGTTAGGTTTTAGTTACTTTATAACGCTTTATGACGTAGTTAATATAGGTTTTGCATTACCATTTATTACGTTTATAAGCGCATCTGAAGCTTCAATAATAGTTTCTCTTGGACTTTTCGGATACGTAGTTGGGGCTCCTTTGTTATCAGTATTTGCAGACAGAATAGGAAGAAGAAATATGCTAATTTTCTCCGCCTTACTAACTGCAGTAGGAAGCATAGGTGACGCATTATCTATAAATTACCCTATGTTAGCCATATTTAGATTTATAACAGGTATGGGAATAGGTGCAGATCTAGTACTAATTAACACATATTTGGCAGAAATGTCTCCAGCTCAAAAAAGAGGAAGTTATACTAATTTAAGCTATATTGGAGGATGGACAGGAGTGGGATTAGGCGGATTTTTATCGTCAATTATTGTTACTTCCATACCTTCAATAGGTTGGAGAATAGTATTTGCAATTGGTGGAATCCTAGCTATTTTAGCCTTAATTATAAGAGTATTTACTCCAGAAAGTGTGAGATTTTTAGCACACAAAGGTAAGTTTGATGAGGCTGAGAGAATTGTTAAGCATATGGAAGAGAATGCAATGAGGAGGGCTAGATTAACTTCCCTTCCAGAACCGAAAATATTAGAATACGAATCTATTACAGAAAATCCACTGAAAATTTTATCTAGAAGACCATTTATTACTAGACTAATAGTTCTGTTTTTGTTAATGTTTTTCGTATATGTAGTTACGTATACACAACTGGGACTATTTCCTACATGGGCAGAAGTTTACGCTCATTACAGCGGTGCTAAATTAGCTACATTGATTAAATACTTTGGACTGGCCGTAATTGGCCAAACAATTGGCGCAATATTACTTAGAGCCTTTGTAGATAGATTTGATAGAAGAATATTATGCATTATAGGCAGTTGTTGCTATAGTATAGGCGTATTATTAGGTGTATACTTTGCTTTCATTTCCAATCTAATTGCAATGTTCCTAAGTCAGTTCCTAATATGGAGCCTTATAGGAGGTGGTTTCTACTTAGTATACTATCTTTTAAATACTGACAACTTTCCTACATCAGTTAGAGCTACAGCTTTTTCAATATCAGATGGTATTGGACATTTAGGAGGTGCAATAGGAACTTTAATTTTATTCCCATTAGTAACTATACTAGGACCCTTTAACGCATGGCTTCCAATTTGTTTACCTGCAATAATTATGGCAGTAATAGTATATTTCGTAACTCCAAAAACTACTGGAAGAAGACTTGAGGAAATCAACGAAAATTTATTAAGAAAAATAAGGTAA
- a CDS encoding ABC transporter ATP-binding protein — translation MSKFINIINISKYYRNNKIVITALENINLEIEQGEILAVVGESGSGKTTLGKITVGLIKPSKGNVIIGKQDLTKVKNPKEIWKIAQYIHQDPYSALDPYMTVDEVLDRPLQYLLNINDKNDRNNMKIEMLNKVDLDEKYLRKRIQELSGGERQRILIARAFIISPKYIVADEPTTMIDFIHRRDVINLLIELKNTYNTSFMLITHDISTASIANNIAVIYKGRLVEYGNSDDIINEPLHPYTQLLMSVVPERLINKSFPKININNEESFPKINIKGCPFVNRCPLAKELCKTKYPDYINIGKNHLVACNLYQ, via the coding sequence ATGAGTAAATTTATAAATATCATAAATATCAGTAAATATTATAGAAATAATAAAATAGTTATAACTGCATTAGAAAATATAAATCTAGAAATAGAACAAGGAGAAATACTTGCTGTAGTAGGAGAAAGTGGTTCTGGTAAAACTACTCTAGGCAAAATAACAGTAGGACTAATAAAACCCAGTAAAGGGAATGTTATCATAGGTAAACAAGATTTAACTAAAGTTAAAAATCCTAAAGAAATATGGAAAATAGCTCAATATATTCACCAAGATCCTTATTCCGCACTAGACCCATATATGACTGTTGACGAAGTTTTAGATAGACCATTACAATATTTATTAAATATTAATGATAAAAATGATAGAAATAATATGAAGATAGAAATGTTGAATAAAGTTGATTTAGATGAGAAATATTTAAGAAAAAGAATTCAAGAACTAAGTGGTGGAGAAAGACAGAGAATTTTAATAGCCAGAGCTTTTATAATATCCCCTAAATACATTGTGGCAGACGAACCTACTACTATGATTGATTTTATACATAGAAGAGATGTAATTAACTTACTGATCGAATTAAAAAATACTTATAATACTTCATTTATGTTAATTACCCATGATATATCAACAGCCAGTATTGCAAATAACATTGCTGTTATATATAAAGGAAGATTAGTAGAATATGGAAATAGCGATGATATAATAAATGAACCTCTTCATCCTTATACTCAACTTTTAATGTCGGTGGTACCAGAAAGACTTATTAATAAAAGTTTTCCTAAAATTAATATAAATAATGAAGAAAGTTTTCCTAAAATTAATATAAAAGGATGTCCTTTTGTAAATAGATGCCCACTAGCTAAAGAATTATGCAAAACAAAATATCCAGATTACATTAATATAGGGAAAAATCATCTAGTAGCATGCAATTTATATCAATAA
- a CDS encoding ABC transporter ATP-binding protein — translation MNERLLEVRDLTVNWYTNEGYVNAVDRVSFELYEGEILGLLGESGAGKSTVGQAILGLIKPPHKIEGEIIYKGKNILSMKESELTRYRWTSVSMIFQAAMNVLDPVLTIEDNLYQLLKDKGIVKNKKEAKEKILNLLKKVNLQSQVAKLYPHQLSGGMRQRVAIALAIATNPEIIIADEPTTALDLVTQFSILNLLKNLIINKTIKSIIFISHDLPVHAYISDRIIIMYRGKIVEEGKKEEVIKNPLHPYSKILLSALKLNRESDNSLIYKKRNDNKNNGCKYANFCPYVSNICIEKSPPLINLKDYHKVACFLYE, via the coding sequence TTGAACGAAAGGTTACTAGAAGTAAGAGATTTAACAGTAAATTGGTATACTAATGAAGGATATGTAAATGCCGTTGACAGAGTATCCTTTGAGTTATATGAAGGTGAAATTTTAGGATTATTAGGAGAAAGTGGAGCTGGCAAAAGTACAGTAGGACAAGCTATTTTAGGCTTAATAAAACCTCCACATAAAATTGAAGGTGAGATAATTTATAAAGGTAAAAATATATTATCTATGAAAGAATCGGAGCTAACTAGGTATAGATGGACATCAGTTTCAATGATATTCCAAGCTGCTATGAATGTTCTTGATCCAGTTCTGACAATAGAGGACAATCTTTATCAATTACTTAAAGATAAGGGAATAGTTAAAAATAAAAAGGAAGCTAAAGAAAAAATCTTAAATTTACTAAAGAAAGTTAACTTACAATCACAAGTAGCTAAATTATATCCGCATCAATTAAGCGGAGGAATGAGGCAAAGAGTAGCTATTGCCTTAGCTATAGCTACTAATCCAGAAATTATAATAGCTGATGAGCCTACTACAGCATTAGATCTAGTTACACAATTTTCGATTTTAAATTTACTTAAAAATTTAATTATAAATAAAACTATAAAATCAATAATCTTTATTTCGCATGATTTACCAGTCCACGCATATATCTCTGATAGAATTATTATTATGTACCGTGGTAAAATTGTTGAAGAAGGTAAAAAAGAAGAAGTGATAAAAAATCCTTTACATCCCTATTCAAAAATTCTTCTTTCTGCACTAAAATTAAATAGAGAATCAGATAATTCTCTTATCTATAAAAAGAGAAATGATAATAAAAATAATGGCTGTAAATATGCAAACTTTTGTCCTTATGTATCTAATATTTGTATAGAAAAATCTCCTCCTTTAATAAATTTAAAGGATTATCATAAGGTGGCATGCTTTTTATATGAGTGA
- a CDS encoding 3-hydroxyacyl-CoA dehydrogenase family protein: MTNIQRISVIGFGTMGSGIAQVFAMNRYEVNVFDTSDESINRGIGNIKWSLEKFKEKGQLNEDPNNVLSRIRIVKNLVDACKDADLIIEAVFENADIKTKLFKEIEKYISDSTIIVSNTSSIPITYLQDSLNKKSRFAGFHWFNPPPLMKLIEIIKGKFTAEETIKALYDLSIKIGKEPIVVNKDIRGFLTTRLIRTLRYQAIILYMRNFYDIAEIDSALIYKLGLPMGIFYLTDFTGGIQIEYDESKTYEKMKKFSPDFEPNIGFEKAYMESLKLIEKMIQEGKLGIKTGKGFYTYSSSSKKLEIPKEIGERVDLLDLISPLINHAYFLIRIGVTDENSIDKSLKLGFNWKQGLFEFYRKNYSKEEIIRSLEKLSQKIPDLKEFYTPDELLVKGR; encoded by the coding sequence ATGACAAATATACAAAGGATAAGCGTTATTGGATTTGGAACTATGGGTAGTGGAATAGCACAAGTGTTTGCAATGAATAGATACGAAGTTAACGTCTTTGATACCTCTGATGAATCCATAAATAGAGGAATTGGAAATATTAAATGGAGCTTAGAAAAATTTAAGGAAAAAGGGCAACTAAATGAGGATCCTAATAATGTTTTATCTAGGATTAGGATTGTAAAAAATCTGGTAGATGCGTGTAAAGATGCAGATTTAATCATTGAGGCAGTTTTCGAAAATGCAGATATAAAAACAAAATTATTTAAAGAAATTGAGAAATATATCTCAGATAGTACTATTATTGTAAGTAATACTAGCTCTATACCAATTACTTATTTACAAGATTCACTTAATAAGAAATCTAGATTTGCAGGTTTTCATTGGTTTAACCCTCCTCCGCTTATGAAATTAATCGAGATAATAAAAGGTAAGTTCACAGCTGAGGAGACAATTAAAGCCTTATATGATTTATCAATTAAAATAGGTAAAGAGCCAATTGTTGTAAATAAGGACATAAGAGGTTTTTTAACTACTCGTTTAATTAGAACATTAAGGTATCAAGCTATTATACTTTATATGCGCAATTTTTACGATATTGCTGAAATAGATTCAGCTCTAATTTATAAGCTGGGATTACCAATGGGAATATTTTATTTAACCGATTTCACCGGTGGTATACAAATAGAATATGATGAAAGTAAGACATATGAAAAAATGAAGAAATTCTCACCAGATTTTGAACCAAATATAGGTTTCGAAAAGGCTTACATGGAAAGCTTAAAGTTAATAGAAAAAATGATACAAGAAGGTAAATTGGGGATAAAGACTGGTAAAGGATTTTATACATATTCTTCTAGTAGTAAGAAACTAGAAATACCTAAAGAGATAGGAGAGAGGGTAGATTTACTAGATCTCATATCACCTCTCATTAATCATGCCTACTTTTTAATTAGAATTGGAGTTACAGACGAAAATTCTATAGATAAATCGTTAAAGTTAGGATTTAATTGGAAACAAGGTCTTTTCGAATTTTATAGAAAGAACTATAGCAAAGAGGAAATTATAAGATCTCTGGAAAAGTTAAGCCAAAAAATACCAGATCTTAAAGAGTTTTATACTCCAGATGAATTACTAGTAAAGGGTAGGTAA
- a CDS encoding MFS transporter encodes MKSEKEKLLDLYIARIDRLPTWGLNYALLWALGFSFFITIYDAVNLGVALPYIPFVTTASEAALISSLGLFAYIPGAIGLGYLSDRIGRRPVLIGSVLLILIGSVGMAISTNIIEFYIFRTIEGAGIGADIALIMTYLAELSPSSKRGTYINLVYIGGWVGFGLGTLLASELVTHIPSIGWRLVFGIAGILALTALALRIYAPESVRFLVKKGKFDEAERIVKHMEENAMRRARLTSLPEPKILEYSLQDTNPFKIFRNKEYLKRLIILLLWFITFYMASYTFLLEWPESLSIFLGYKGSLLDSVITIIGYTSIAVTIGAVISRFFIDKIDRRILLTSSSFSILLGVLISTYGAIIRNFLDITIGLIIIYLIYEAWSIQSGYIIASELFPNTARATGFALTDGLGHLGGAIGPLIIISLIPIYGSITSWALISFEVFAISILILFLTPKTLGRRLEEINEVSSTK; translated from the coding sequence ATGAAAAGTGAGAAAGAAAAGCTTTTAGATTTATATATAGCTAGAATAGATAGATTACCAACATGGGGATTAAACTATGCACTACTATGGGCTTTAGGGTTTAGCTTTTTTATTACAATATATGACGCCGTAAATCTGGGAGTAGCACTTCCTTATATTCCCTTTGTAACTACTGCTAGTGAAGCAGCGCTCATATCATCCTTAGGTTTATTCGCATATATTCCAGGAGCTATAGGATTAGGATATTTATCAGACAGAATAGGAAGAAGACCAGTTTTAATAGGAAGTGTATTATTAATACTAATTGGAAGCGTAGGCATGGCCATCTCCACTAATATTATTGAATTCTATATTTTTAGAACAATTGAAGGGGCTGGAATAGGTGCAGATATTGCATTAATTATGACGTATCTAGCTGAACTTTCGCCCAGTTCAAAAAGGGGAACATACATAAATTTAGTTTATATTGGCGGTTGGGTCGGATTTGGTCTGGGAACCTTACTAGCTTCAGAGTTAGTTACGCATATACCTTCAATAGGGTGGAGATTAGTTTTCGGAATAGCTGGAATTCTGGCCCTAACAGCGTTAGCGTTAAGAATTTACGCTCCAGAAAGTGTGAGATTTCTTGTTAAGAAAGGTAAGTTTGATGAGGCTGAGAGAATTGTTAAGCATATGGAAGAGAATGCAATGAGGAGGGCTAGATTAACTTCCCTCCCAGAACCGAAAATACTAGAATATTCACTTCAGGATACTAATCCCTTTAAAATATTTAGGAACAAAGAATATCTAAAGCGTTTAATAATACTGCTCTTATGGTTTATTACTTTCTATATGGCAAGCTATACATTTCTTTTAGAATGGCCAGAATCGTTATCCATATTTTTAGGGTATAAAGGTTCGTTATTAGATTCAGTAATAACCATTATAGGTTATACAAGTATTGCCGTTACAATAGGAGCTGTAATATCTAGATTTTTTATCGATAAAATAGATAGAAGAATACTCCTAACTTCTTCTTCATTTAGTATTTTGCTAGGTGTTTTAATATCTACATATGGAGCTATAATCAGAAATTTCCTAGATATAACAATCGGGTTAATAATTATATATTTGATTTACGAAGCATGGAGCATTCAATCGGGATACATAATTGCCTCAGAACTATTCCCTAACACGGCGAGAGCTACTGGCTTTGCTCTCACTGACGGATTAGGTCATTTAGGCGGTGCCATAGGGCCTCTAATAATCATATCACTAATACCAATATATGGAAGCATTACTAGCTGGGCACTAATATCCTTTGAGGTATTTGCAATTTCAATTTTAATACTATTCCTTACTCCAAAGACTTTAGGAAGGAGATTAGAAGAAATTAATGAAGTTTCGTCTACTAAATAA
- a CDS encoding ABC transporter permease: protein MKLKRNQIIVTVLKRKDIKVGLGIITFFLIVALTSFIYMPYNPLASTGPDYAPPSLSHLFGTTNIGQDVFSQWMYGARATLLVGFLTALISTIIGTITGIIAAYFRLFDEPLMRITDAVLALPTLPLLIVIAAFIKPSIYYVSLLIALLSWPATARVIRSNTLVLKSSPYIEVALLSGTPWYKILFKDFVKHLLPLILAYSMFAVIGAILTEASLDFIGVGPLTDYSWGAMISFAFQNNAIYNGAWWWLIPPGLSIAILSTGFALVGYGLEDTFRKR, encoded by the coding sequence ATGAAACTAAAGAGAAACCAAATAATAGTTACAGTACTAAAGAGAAAAGATATTAAGGTCGGATTAGGAATAATAACGTTCTTTTTAATAGTTGCCTTAACAAGTTTTATATACATGCCTTATAATCCTTTGGCCTCTACTGGACCAGATTATGCACCTCCTTCATTATCTCATCTTTTTGGTACCACTAATATAGGTCAAGATGTATTTAGCCAATGGATGTATGGTGCTAGAGCAACACTATTAGTTGGCTTTTTAACTGCACTAATATCCACAATTATAGGCACTATAACTGGTATTATAGCAGCCTATTTTAGATTATTCGACGAACCTTTAATGAGAATAACAGATGCAGTTTTAGCATTGCCTACATTACCTCTATTAATAGTAATTGCGGCATTTATAAAACCGAGTATTTATTACGTTTCGTTACTTATAGCATTACTATCATGGCCAGCAACTGCTAGAGTTATTAGATCTAATACTTTAGTACTTAAATCTTCTCCATATATTGAAGTAGCTCTATTAAGTGGAACACCATGGTATAAGATATTATTTAAAGATTTTGTTAAGCATTTATTGCCATTAATATTAGCATATTCTATGTTTGCCGTAATTGGTGCAATTTTAACTGAAGCTTCGTTGGATTTTATAGGTGTAGGGCCTTTGACAGATTATAGTTGGGGAGCAATGATATCATTTGCTTTTCAGAATAATGCTATATACAATGGTGCTTGGTGGTGGCTAATTCCACCTGGACTTAGTATAGCGATATTATCTACAGGTTTCGCATTAGTAGGATATGGTTTAGAAGATACTTTTAGAAAGAGGTGA
- a CDS encoding FAD-binding oxidoreductase: MSEKFLTLIEKNFPHLIVRESERYKRDWTPLLVLREILGEDLGKPVAVLSPSKIEELVEIVKLANENNVCIVPYGGGSSVVGGSYHNGCLIIDMSKLNRIIEFNDTDLTVTVEAGIKISDLEHWLNNRGYTLDYHPQSFYLATIGGAIAHKGSGSHSQSNIENLVLWMEVLFPSGDLIYLGFGKAIRTSMIPDLIRLFIGSEGTLGIITKVKLRVFPLAPFHTDLAFAFDNFNKSIKFARDFAIRLPPPHRIVIHDKDSSMFMLNLPYNIALIRIRGYDEELVNAQERVTRKIAQNYNSKEIERDLVKVWRDVFARKYEEQLTKLISSGLWNDTLDLAGSWSVLSEIYDKLKSELLSIEGVNNVLSRITHLYTNGASLYNVVIMKQDIRVLEKVWETTAKIVINSGGTISHHHGVGLLKRKWVKDEATKQLELLKNFKKLLDGKNLLNPGKLI, from the coding sequence ATGTCTGAGAAATTTCTTACCTTGATTGAGAAGAATTTCCCTCATTTGATAGTTAGAGAATCTGAAAGATATAAGAGAGATTGGACTCCTTTATTAGTATTGAGAGAAATTCTAGGAGAGGATCTGGGAAAACCAGTAGCCGTACTCTCACCATCAAAAATTGAGGAATTAGTAGAAATCGTAAAGTTAGCTAACGAGAATAATGTATGTATAGTACCTTATGGTGGTGGATCTAGTGTAGTTGGTGGTTCCTATCATAATGGTTGTCTAATCATTGATATGAGCAAATTAAATAGGATAATAGAATTTAATGATACTGATTTAACGGTTACAGTAGAGGCTGGGATTAAAATAAGTGATTTAGAGCATTGGTTAAATAATAGAGGATATACTCTAGATTATCATCCGCAATCTTTTTATTTGGCCACGATAGGAGGTGCTATTGCTCATAAAGGCTCTGGTTCTCATAGCCAGAGCAATATAGAAAATTTAGTATTATGGATGGAAGTTCTTTTTCCTAGTGGGGATTTAATATATTTAGGTTTTGGTAAAGCTATTAGAACTTCTATGATTCCAGATTTAATCAGATTATTTATAGGATCTGAGGGTACTTTAGGTATAATAACTAAAGTTAAATTAAGAGTATTTCCCCTAGCTCCTTTTCATACAGACTTAGCTTTTGCATTCGATAATTTTAATAAAAGCATTAAATTTGCTAGAGATTTTGCAATTAGATTACCCCCTCCTCATAGGATTGTAATACACGATAAGGATAGCAGCATGTTCATGCTTAATTTACCCTATAATATAGCCTTGATCAGAATTAGAGGGTATGATGAAGAATTAGTTAATGCACAAGAGAGAGTAACAAGGAAAATAGCTCAGAATTATAATTCAAAAGAAATTGAAAGAGATTTGGTAAAAGTTTGGAGAGATGTATTCGCTAGAAAATATGAAGAGCAGTTAACTAAATTAATATCTTCAGGATTATGGAACGATACTTTAGATTTAGCCGGAAGTTGGAGCGTCTTAAGCGAAATATATGATAAATTGAAAAGTGAACTATTATCTATAGAAGGCGTTAATAATGTTTTGTCTAGAATAACTCATTTGTATACAAATGGAGCCTCATTATATAATGTAGTAATAATGAAACAAGATATTAGGGTGTTAGAGAAAGTGTGGGAAACCACCGCAAAGATCGTCATAAATAGTGGAGGTACAATATCTCATCATCATGGTGTTGGATTATTAAAGAGAAAGTGGGTTAAAGATGAAGCTACTAAACAATTAGAACTATTAAAGAATTTTAAGAAGTTACTTGATGGTAAGAATCTACTAAATCCTGGAAAATTAATTTAA
- a CDS encoding ABC transporter permease, with the protein MNISNKYTKKYLIRRITNAIIVFLIIVILNFLLPRLMPGNFALYYYSALLQDSGGTLSAKEAYIQIEKLFNLNKPLYIQFLIYLHQVFSFPPNFGPSFEYYPIPAWNIVFNALKWTLLLLGTSQLIAWTLGIFLGVYLALNKDKIIDRILQPSLIFMLSIPPFWLGIIIIIIFAITLRILPPTGAYGIYPTPISVLKHLILPMSVIILATLPSHTIVIRNSALEVLSSDFAFASIAQGLKRRTLIIKIIRNSILPSLTQLFLSLGWLFGGIYTVEYTFSYPGVGTVIANAVYARDYPVLEAALFITALAIIISNLAADLIYPLVDPRISYAEEI; encoded by the coding sequence ATGAATATTAGTAATAAATATACTAAAAAATATTTAATAAGACGTATAACTAATGCAATAATAGTTTTTTTAATTATAGTAATTCTTAATTTTCTATTACCTAGATTAATGCCCGGCAATTTTGCCCTATATTATTATTCGGCTCTCTTACAAGATAGTGGTGGTACGTTGTCTGCTAAAGAAGCTTATATACAGATAGAAAAGTTATTTAATTTAAATAAACCTTTATATATACAATTTCTAATATACTTGCACCAAGTATTTTCATTTCCGCCAAATTTTGGCCCATCTTTTGAATATTACCCTATTCCAGCGTGGAATATAGTTTTTAATGCTCTAAAGTGGACTTTACTACTTTTAGGTACATCTCAATTAATAGCCTGGACTTTAGGCATTTTTTTAGGAGTTTATCTAGCACTTAATAAAGATAAAATAATAGATAGGATTTTACAACCATCATTAATATTCATGCTTAGTATACCTCCTTTCTGGCTAGGAATAATTATTATAATAATTTTTGCTATAACTCTAAGAATTTTACCGCCTACTGGAGCATATGGAATCTATCCTACTCCTATAAGTGTCTTAAAACATTTAATACTTCCCATGTCAGTAATAATATTAGCTACATTGCCTTCACATACTATAGTAATAAGGAATTCAGCATTAGAGGTATTATCTAGCGATTTTGCATTTGCTTCAATAGCTCAAGGACTAAAAAGAAGGACACTTATAATAAAAATTATAAGAAATTCAATTTTGCCTTCATTAACTCAATTATTTTTAAGTTTAGGATGGCTATTTGGAGGTATATACACTGTAGAGTATACTTTTTCATATCCAGGTGTGGGAACAGTAATAGCTAATGCAGTGTATGCCAGAGACTACCCAGTCTTAGAAGCGGCGCTATTTATAACTGCACTCGCTATCATTATAAGTAATTTAGCTGCAGACCTAATTTATCCATTAGTAGATCCAAGGATAAGTTATGCAGAGGAGATCTAG
- a CDS encoding helix-turn-helix domain-containing protein, which produces MYSKFPLKIVVLDLFHEDCWTSHIENDTIKVVSHKIYGNLVRDVIICDYESFKILKKLNDKHRIKNIINVSAYEGKRVLVDMYLSYDNSVLSILNKNNVIILEPTIVYGNEKWFFLAYDFQINKVINDLKNYAKINKISVKDYKPSDNNLNETEMNILKTALDLGYFDRPRKITIKGLANKLKMSEMTVIYYLRTAEKKIIENFLKENAS; this is translated from the coding sequence ATGTACTCTAAATTTCCTTTGAAAATAGTTGTTTTAGATTTATTTCATGAAGACTGTTGGACAAGTCATATTGAAAATGATACAATAAAAGTAGTTAGTCATAAGATCTACGGAAATCTGGTAAGAGATGTTATAATATGTGATTATGAAAGTTTCAAAATACTTAAAAAATTAAATGATAAGCATAGAATAAAAAATATAATAAATGTTTCAGCTTATGAAGGTAAAAGGGTGTTGGTTGATATGTATTTATCATATGATAATTCAGTTTTATCTATTTTAAATAAAAATAATGTGATAATTCTCGAACCTACCATAGTTTATGGTAACGAAAAATGGTTTTTCTTAGCTTATGATTTTCAGATAAATAAAGTTATAAATGACTTAAAAAATTATGCTAAAATAAATAAAATTTCTGTAAAAGATTATAAACCATCAGATAATAATCTAAATGAGACGGAAATGAATATTTTAAAAACAGCATTAGACTTAGGATATTTTGATAGGCCTAGGAAAATTACTATAAAGGGGCTCGCTAATAAACTAAAAATGTCTGAAATGACTGTGATTTATTATCTACGAACTGCTGAGAAGAAAATAATAGAAAATTTCCTTAAAGAAAATGCAAGTTAA
- a CDS encoding enoyl-CoA hydratase/isomerase family protein: MSSNEVLCETKDNVMWISINRPEKLNALNTNVRLSIIKCLKEAEANQEVRVIVIKGVGKAFSAGADINDLRALSELSEEEIIKIRKDTGVSSIGTVIRSLSKPVIALVHGYCLGGGFELIQFCDLVYATEDAIFGQPEINIGIIPGGGGTQNLPRLIGEKKAKEFIFTGKRISAKEAFELGIINNIFHDLNEMENEVLKVINEIKAKSPKAIAAAKRAINITYEKPLSEGLKIERKLLAKVLKTNEAKQLMDSFIKKSK; encoded by the coding sequence ATGAGTTCCAATGAAGTATTATGTGAAACTAAAGATAATGTAATGTGGATATCCATTAATCGCCCCGAAAAGTTAAATGCTCTAAATACAAATGTGAGGTTGAGCATAATAAAGTGCTTAAAAGAAGCTGAAGCAAATCAAGAAGTCAGAGTAATAGTTATAAAGGGTGTAGGGAAAGCCTTCAGTGCGGGTGCCGATATAAATGATCTAAGGGCTCTATCAGAACTCTCAGAAGAAGAGATAATCAAAATAAGAAAAGATACTGGAGTCTCATCTATAGGTACTGTAATTAGAAGTCTGAGCAAGCCAGTTATAGCATTAGTACATGGTTATTGTTTAGGTGGAGGATTCGAACTTATACAATTTTGCGATTTGGTATATGCAACAGAAGATGCAATATTTGGACAACCAGAAATTAATATTGGGATAATACCTGGAGGAGGGGGCACACAGAACTTGCCCAGATTAATAGGGGAGAAGAAGGCTAAAGAGTTCATATTTACGGGAAAGAGAATTTCCGCTAAAGAGGCATTTGAATTAGGAATCATAAACAATATATTTCATGATTTAAATGAAATGGAAAATGAAGTATTAAAAGTTATTAATGAAATAAAGGCTAAAAGCCCTAAAGCTATAGCGGCAGCAAAGAGAGCTATTAATATTACTTACGAAAAGCCTTTATCAGAAGGCTTAAAAATTGAAAGAAAATTATTAGCAAAAGTTCTAAAAACTAATGAGGCTAAACAATTAATGGATTCTTTCATAAAAAAATCAAAATAA